From the Pediococcus acidilactici genome, the window TTTACATTCCTTATATTCTCTGATTTAAGAGAAAGGCCTGCCTTTTTAGCAACTTTGTTCAACCGATTTTGGTCGGATAATTGATTAACCTCTTGCTTCATAGTTGTGTTTTTGCTGGACAAGGCCGTCGTTTTCTCTTGGGTTGCTTCAAGTTTATGCTGTGCATTAGATAAACTTATTTTACCAGAAACGACGGTCAGCATTAAGCCTACCAAAATAAATCCGCAAAATGTTATCAAAAACTTTTCAAACTTCGACAAGGGCAGTTGTCGAGCAGTTACAACCTCCCGGGCTTTTTTTAGTTCTTTTCTTCCTACTCCGGCAATTGAAGTTGGTTCGTTAATCATTCTTGAACGACCAGCATAATCATTATTTTGAGCCATTGGCGTCTACCCTTCCTGTAACTTTTCGATAATTCTTAATTTTGCACTGTGTGCTCGACGATTTTCTTTTAATTCGTCCTCAGAAGGAACGATTGGTTTTCGATTAACTAATTTAAAATGGGGTTTTTTATCCGCAGGAATT encodes:
- the ftsL gene encoding cell division protein FtsL, with amino-acid sequence MAQNNDYAGRSRMINEPTSIAGVGRKELKKAREVVTARQLPLSKFEKFLITFCGFILVGLMLTVVSGKISLSNAQHKLEATQEKTTALSSKNTTMKQEVNQLSDQNRLNKVAKKAGLSLKSENIRNVNK